A genome region from Leifsonia sp. Root112D2 includes the following:
- a CDS encoding Ig-like domain-containing protein: MVSSWLRGRKAVASAIALALLAGVPVSLAVLNPGFPVTDVNLNTRDVWVTNGHELLGGRLNHQIGELDAKVNGSSSHLDVLQDGGATLLTDASLGTVQIIDPAFVSLTEKITVPVGAQLAYGENTLAILSPQGKLWVLDTSAHLTFDQSATPPAVKLGPDAQVAVSKSGMVFGVSPTKKKLYTIEHVGAAVTSTPMPLAKHFQLSAVGDHPVVLNTDANTLVTSDGAGHALPSKGLRIQQAGPDSEAALVATGTGLLRVPLNGDKPQTITAQLRGAVTSEDAVSAPVYLGGCAYGAWAGAQKYLYACDGAKPVARDIDQAVQNSELVFRVNHGVIALNDLQDGNAWLVSSNMRLVNNWAQVNPDIVTKDGDKGKERPVKQSFEDAVAHRTTVNQAPVAVADSFGVRPNRTTILPVLNNDTDADGDVLTITKVDPIEKAQGRLDVIDGGRSVQFTPASTASTTVSFRYTITDGRDAYATAQVNVSVRPNTVNKAPVATRSSSATLEVGQSIQYNVLNDWIDPDGDAIYLVGAASTTADTVQFTPDGFVTFTSKTGQTGSKQVTFTVSDGRTSSTGKLLVEVKPADSLDPVAVPDFATALTAEAVAIHPLENDLSPAGSPLSLVGAKLSEGKAATVTSDQGTSTITFSASAPGAYYLTYKLIAGSHSSEGVVRVDVANPPTTKTPPIAVKDIAYVRPGEPSTVNVLENDVSPSGRVLVVQSLTKGADADAVNVELLASSVVRITVPGVLARQVQLSYTISDGYSTSTAGITVVPIPPLVNHQPPVAVDDVATVRAGDIVTVPVLANDTSPDNEPFTLDAALKSTAKAGKGGDAFVSGTSVRYQAPQKAGVYSVTYGISDKFKQAATATVTFTVTAANAKTNRAPVPQELTARAFAGSAVEVDVPLDGIDPDGDSVTLDGIKTAPGLGRVADVTTSSFTYQAYPLSLGTDTFTYTVRDVYGKTAVGTVHIGVVPRPSTVKPPTAVDDKVEVKPGKTASVPVLLNDSDPNGYVISLLPKLPEVQAPLKAKVSGGNVLVTAPPKEGAFVVRYQITNGQGGSATAFIQVVVTRNATPVYPTAADHVVSVGQLTSTSTATVNLYSGARNPSGLVDELKVAVEGAHADAASIRGGGELVVKLSNQRFAVTYSLTDPTTGLAGKAFVIVPPKPGSTPPDSGSTAPPKAPTGAPRIKPGLAQQIVTMNGTKTWKLSDIIDVPSKRPAKIASAGGASASNSTVSPYVDAQTLRFAAAKDYRGPAAITFQVNDGRDPGESADRITLLTLPITVGSADQSDVPPTFTPPEVKIQAGEKAQTIDLRDSSYHPNPAVLAALSYRGLGGQTKDVAASLSGSVLTLSSPLGVQPGTTVKLTFTVNYKNFSIPGSVTVKVVSSERPMASQKNAPQTRELQRGTAGGVTLDNAVGTDYWINPFPETPLVIMDATLVSAPTGVTVSHTASSISVLASTAAKAGTVTVQYHVQDGTKDPQRVQIGQFAVTIHDVPDQQGAPTATADGDGAAKVSFGEPGNNGKVIDKYEVRVNGGSAVSFTTAGTHGIAVTNGTPTTFTVRAHNSDGWSALSAASNSITTYGTPATLGAPSISASGYSPATLTWSWGTADTRGGLRTYEWQLAFNGAAGATGQTTANSASSGGAGAGAWQARVRQQNTGGIWSEWSAWSGAAAVSPPPPTVTLATGNPSGPQPGCSSGCEYYRVSVSHFPAGNNHTLSYWCNTDHIRTINNFVVDGNGNGYIDTQTAQWRPYCNGPNSHVEVDGISSNYVDF, translated from the coding sequence ATGGTGTCTTCGTGGCTGCGCGGTCGCAAGGCCGTCGCATCCGCGATTGCGCTTGCATTGCTCGCCGGCGTGCCGGTGTCACTGGCCGTGTTGAATCCGGGCTTTCCCGTCACCGACGTCAATCTCAACACGCGTGACGTGTGGGTGACCAACGGGCACGAGCTGTTGGGCGGTCGCCTGAACCATCAGATCGGCGAGCTCGACGCCAAGGTGAACGGCTCGTCGAGTCACCTGGACGTGCTGCAGGATGGCGGGGCAACGCTGCTGACGGATGCCTCGCTGGGCACCGTGCAGATCATCGACCCCGCTTTCGTGTCACTGACGGAGAAGATCACGGTGCCCGTCGGAGCGCAGCTCGCCTACGGTGAGAACACCCTCGCCATCCTGTCGCCACAGGGCAAACTCTGGGTGCTCGACACCTCAGCGCATCTCACCTTCGACCAGTCGGCGACCCCGCCAGCCGTGAAGCTCGGCCCGGATGCCCAGGTGGCCGTGAGCAAGTCGGGCATGGTTTTCGGCGTCTCGCCCACGAAGAAGAAGCTATACACCATTGAGCACGTGGGGGCGGCGGTGACAAGCACGCCGATGCCTCTCGCGAAACACTTCCAGCTCTCCGCCGTCGGCGACCACCCGGTGGTGCTGAACACCGATGCCAATACCCTCGTCACCTCCGACGGCGCCGGCCACGCGCTGCCCTCGAAGGGCCTGCGCATCCAGCAGGCGGGCCCCGACAGCGAGGCCGCCCTGGTGGCAACGGGAACCGGACTGCTGCGCGTGCCGCTCAATGGCGACAAGCCGCAGACCATCACCGCGCAGCTGCGGGGCGCTGTCACGAGCGAGGACGCGGTCTCGGCACCCGTCTATCTGGGCGGCTGCGCGTATGGCGCATGGGCGGGCGCGCAAAAGTATCTCTACGCGTGCGACGGTGCCAAGCCCGTCGCACGTGACATCGACCAGGCGGTACAGAACAGCGAACTCGTCTTTCGGGTGAATCACGGCGTGATAGCCCTGAACGACCTACAGGACGGCAACGCCTGGCTGGTCTCCTCGAACATGCGCCTGGTGAATAACTGGGCGCAGGTGAACCCGGATATCGTCACCAAGGACGGCGACAAGGGCAAGGAACGGCCGGTCAAACAATCCTTCGAAGACGCCGTCGCGCATCGCACCACGGTGAATCAGGCGCCGGTCGCGGTAGCCGATTCGTTCGGCGTGCGCCCGAACCGCACCACGATTCTGCCCGTGCTCAACAACGACACGGATGCCGATGGTGACGTTCTCACCATCACGAAGGTCGACCCGATCGAGAAGGCACAGGGCCGGCTCGATGTGATCGACGGTGGTAGGTCGGTGCAGTTCACGCCCGCGTCGACGGCATCGACGACGGTATCGTTCCGATACACCATCACCGATGGCCGCGACGCCTACGCGACCGCCCAGGTGAACGTCTCTGTGCGGCCGAACACCGTCAACAAGGCGCCAGTGGCGACACGATCGAGCAGTGCAACGCTCGAGGTGGGCCAGTCCATTCAGTACAACGTGCTGAACGACTGGATTGATCCGGATGGTGACGCGATCTATCTGGTGGGTGCGGCATCCACGACAGCGGACACGGTGCAATTCACCCCGGACGGTTTCGTCACCTTCACGAGCAAGACCGGTCAGACCGGTTCGAAGCAGGTGACATTCACCGTCTCCGATGGCCGAACGAGCTCGACGGGCAAACTGCTGGTTGAGGTGAAGCCGGCCGATTCGCTCGATCCCGTCGCGGTTCCCGACTTCGCAACAGCGCTGACCGCCGAAGCGGTGGCCATTCACCCGCTCGAAAACGACCTGTCACCTGCCGGAAGCCCGCTCTCGCTCGTCGGCGCGAAGCTGAGCGAGGGTAAGGCGGCAACCGTCACGAGCGACCAGGGCACCTCGACCATCACCTTCAGCGCCTCGGCTCCGGGGGCCTACTACCTCACCTACAAACTGATCGCCGGCTCGCACTCGAGCGAGGGGGTCGTGCGGGTGGATGTCGCGAACCCGCCGACAACCAAGACACCGCCCATCGCGGTGAAGGACATCGCCTATGTGCGGCCGGGGGAGCCGAGCACGGTGAACGTGCTCGAGAACGATGTGTCGCCATCCGGTCGCGTGCTTGTGGTGCAGTCGCTCACCAAGGGGGCCGATGCCGATGCCGTCAACGTCGAGCTGCTGGCCAGTTCGGTCGTGCGCATCACGGTGCCCGGTGTGCTGGCGCGGCAGGTGCAGTTGAGCTACACGATTTCGGATGGCTACTCCACCTCGACCGCGGGCATCACCGTCGTTCCCATTCCGCCACTCGTGAACCACCAGCCGCCCGTGGCCGTGGATGACGTGGCAACGGTGCGCGCCGGTGATATCGTCACCGTGCCGGTGCTGGCCAATGACACCTCGCCGGACAACGAGCCGTTCACCCTCGATGCCGCCCTGAAGAGCACCGCCAAGGCAGGCAAGGGGGGCGACGCCTTCGTGAGCGGCACGTCCGTGCGCTACCAGGCACCGCAGAAGGCCGGGGTCTACAGCGTCACGTATGGCATCTCAGACAAGTTCAAGCAGGCGGCGACCGCCACGGTGACCTTCACCGTCACGGCCGCGAACGCGAAGACCAACCGTGCCCCGGTGCCGCAGGAACTCACGGCACGGGCATTCGCCGGCTCCGCCGTCGAGGTGGACGTTCCGCTCGACGGCATTGACCCGGACGGCGACTCCGTCACCCTCGACGGCATCAAGACCGCACCGGGGCTCGGCCGGGTGGCGGATGTGACGACCTCCTCGTTCACCTATCAGGCGTACCCGCTGTCGCTGGGTACAGACACTTTCACTTACACGGTGCGGGATGTCTATGGCAAGACCGCCGTCGGAACGGTGCACATCGGTGTGGTGCCGCGCCCGTCGACCGTGAAGCCTCCGACGGCCGTGGACGACAAGGTGGAGGTGAAGCCGGGCAAGACGGCGTCCGTGCCGGTGTTGTTGAACGACTCCGACCCCAACGGTTACGTGATCAGCCTGTTGCCGAAGCTGCCCGAGGTGCAGGCGCCTCTCAAGGCGAAGGTCTCCGGAGGCAATGTGCTGGTGACGGCGCCGCCGAAGGAGGGGGCGTTCGTCGTGCGCTACCAGATCACCAACGGCCAGGGGGGTTCGGCCACCGCGTTCATCCAGGTGGTGGTCACCAGGAACGCCACGCCCGTCTACCCGACGGCAGCCGATCACGTCGTCAGCGTCGGGCAGCTGACGAGCACGTCGACGGCGACGGTGAACCTGTACTCCGGCGCGCGCAACCCCTCCGGGTTGGTCGACGAGCTGAAGGTCGCGGTGGAGGGCGCACATGCCGACGCCGCGAGCATCCGCGGCGGCGGTGAGCTCGTCGTGAAATTAAGCAATCAGCGCTTCGCCGTCACGTACTCGCTCACGGACCCGACCACGGGGCTGGCAGGCAAGGCGTTCGTCATAGTTCCGCCGAAGCCCGGCTCCACGCCGCCCGACAGCGGTTCGACCGCCCCGCCGAAGGCGCCCACGGGAGCGCCGCGCATCAAGCCGGGTCTGGCACAGCAGATCGTGACGATGAACGGCACGAAGACTTGGAAACTCTCCGACATCATCGATGTGCCGTCCAAGCGGCCCGCGAAAATCGCGAGCGCGGGCGGGGCATCCGCAAGCAACAGCACCGTCTCGCCGTATGTCGATGCCCAGACCCTGAGATTTGCTGCGGCAAAAGACTACCGGGGGCCCGCCGCCATCACCTTCCAGGTGAACGACGGCCGCGACCCCGGCGAGAGCGCCGACCGCATCACGCTGTTGACCCTGCCCATCACTGTGGGCAGCGCCGACCAGAGCGATGTACCGCCCACCTTCACTCCGCCGGAGGTGAAGATCCAGGCCGGCGAAAAGGCGCAGACCATCGATCTGCGCGATTCGAGCTATCACCCGAACCCCGCGGTGCTCGCGGCCCTGAGCTATAGGGGCCTGGGCGGGCAGACGAAAGATGTCGCGGCCAGTCTCAGCGGCTCGGTACTGACGCTCTCCTCCCCGCTGGGCGTGCAGCCCGGAACCACGGTGAAGCTCACCTTCACCGTGAACTACAAGAATTTCTCCATTCCCGGATCGGTGACCGTGAAGGTCGTCTCCTCCGAGCGCCCGATGGCCTCGCAGAAGAACGCTCCCCAGACCAGGGAACTGCAGCGGGGCACGGCCGGCGGCGTCACGCTCGACAACGCCGTCGGCACTGACTACTGGATCAACCCGTTCCCGGAGACCCCACTCGTGATCATGGATGCGACGCTGGTGAGCGCACCGACGGGCGTCACCGTCTCGCACACCGCGTCGTCGATCAGCGTTCTCGCCTCAACCGCGGCGAAGGCGGGAACCGTGACGGTGCAGTACCACGTGCAGGACGGCACCAAGGATCCACAACGGGTGCAGATCGGCCAGTTCGCCGTCACTATCCACGACGTTCCGGACCAGCAGGGTGCCCCCACGGCGACCGCCGATGGGGACGGCGCCGCGAAGGTGAGCTTCGGCGAGCCGGGCAACAACGGAAAGGTGATCGACAAGTACGAGGTTCGGGTCAACGGCGGCTCGGCCGTCAGCTTCACCACGGCGGGAACTCACGGCATCGCCGTCACGAACGGCACCCCCACGACCTTCACGGTGAGGGCGCACAATTCGGACGGCTGGAGCGCGCTCTCGGCTGCGAGCAATTCCATCACCACCTACGGCACCCCGGCCACGCTGGGTGCGCCGAGCATCTCCGCGAGCGGCTACAGCCCGGCCACGCTGACGTGGAGTTGGGGCACCGCAGACACCCGTGGCGGATTGCGAACATATGAATGGCAGTTGGCCTTCAACGGCGCTGCCGGCGCGACCGGCCAAACGACGGCGAACTCGGCCTCGTCCGGAGGCGCCGGGGCCGGCGCGTGGCAGGCCCGCGTGCGCCAGCAGAACACGGGCGGCATCTGGAGCGAGTGGAGCGCGTGGTCCGGGGCGGCTGCAGTCTCCCCGCCACCGCCCACCGTGACCTTGGCAACGGGCAACCCCTCCGGACCGCAACCGGGCTGCAGCTCAGGATGCGAGTATTACCGCGTCTCGGTCAGTCACTTCCCGGCCGGCAACAATCACACGCTTTCGTACTGGTGCAATACAGACCACATCCGCACCATCAACAACTTCGTGGTCGACGGAAACGGAAATGGCTACATCGACACGCAGACGGCCCAGTGGCGGCCGTACTGCAACGGTCCCAACAGCCACGTGGAAGTCGACGGTATCTCCAGCAACTACGTCGACTTCTAG
- a CDS encoding Ig-like domain-containing protein yields the protein MGALSSWMRGRKALASGVVLAVLAGIPVSVALLHPGYPVTDVNLNTRDVWVTNGKSLLGGRINHQIGELDAKVNGSSGHLDVLQDGGATLLTDASQGTVQVIDPAFVSLTEKITVPVGAQLAYGKDTLAILSTQGKLWVLDTSEHLKFDASTTTADAKLGTDAQVTVSKSGTVFAVSPTTKKLYTIDTPGAQAKTVAFAALTHYQLSAVGDHPVVLDTSANTLLTENGSAEKLPAKGLRIQQAGPDSDTALVATATGLLRVPLGGGDIATVPARIERGITSEKDVSAPVFLNGCDYGAWAGAQKYLYACQGGKAVAQAIDQPVQGSDLVFRVNHGVIALNNLENGNAWLVSSNMRLVNNWAQVNPDVVTKDGQTGKERPVKASFEDAVAHRTTVNKPPVAVADNFGVRPARTTVLPVLSNDTDPDGDVLTITTVDPVEARQGKLDVIDGGRAVQFTPAQTASSTVSFRYTITDGRQAFATAQVNVTLRPNTVNDAPVATRSSTATVEVGQSIRYNVLNDWIDPDGDDVYLVGASATTSDAVQFTPDGFVTFTSKTGQSGSKEVAFTVSDGRTTASGKLTVNVKPADSLDPVAVPDFATAFTGSSVVIHPLENDLSPSGGTLSLLGAKADNGTDATATADQDRSTISFEANATGAYYLTYTLAAGSHTTQGLVLVNVSDPPASKKPPIAVKDTAYVRPGEPSTVNVLDNDVSPSGRVLVVQSVAKGADADSLNVEVLANSVIRVTAPGVLARQVQLSYTISDGYATSTAGITVVPIPPLVNHQPPVAEPDAVTVRAGDVATVHVLDNDSSPDNEPFTLDSALKNTSKMGAGAEAFISKKVVRYQAPNKAGVYTVGYGITDKFNQTATATVTFTVLAASKEKDRAPQPQELTARAFAGAAVDVVIPLDGLDPDGDSVSLDGVQSAPTLGRITKTTATSLTYQAYPTSVGTDTFSYALIDTYGKSATGTVHIGIVPRPSTVKPPTAVDDRVEVKPGKVASVPVLLNDSDPNGYVISLLPRLPEVQAPLRAKVSGGNVLVTAPSTEGAFVIRYQISNGQGGSATAFIQVLVTKDATPVYPTAADHVIEIGQLAGKSSVGVDVLEGALNPSGPVGNLTVAVEGPHAGAAKVGNDGTVTVTPGAHRMAITYSLTDPASKLAGRAFIIVPPKPGSADASTAPPHIKPGLAQQVVTMNGEKTWKLSQIIDVPSGRSFSMTGAGGTSSSHGTGTSPYVNAQTLTFAAAKDYRGPAAITFRVNDGKDPGTTKDRITLLTLPITVGSPDQSDVPPTFTPPNLTIEAGEKPQTIDLRSSSFHPNPQVLSQLGYHGLTGATKDVAASLSGSQLTVSSPLGVQPGATARLRFTVTYKNFSIPGSVNVRVVSSTRPVASQKNAPQQRELKRGTAGGVTVNNAVSDSYWINPFPEKPLVILDATAVSAPKGVTVRHTASSITVEAGTAAAAGRVNIQYHVQDATKDPQRVQIGQLTVSIHDVPDQPPAPSNVKASDAQATMQISAPRSDNGKAINSYQVAWNGGSATTGTGTFTATKLSNGTRYSFKVRAHNADGWGAWSSLSASVTPYGTPSAPTNVSLKGSDQYATSLSMTWSAPSVTGGGPVQYSYSFDSGNWSTWSTAKTATRKAAVGKHSFTVRARNVGSGKVGRSAASNVWQINKTPVPKRAVTIAKGSSFVGSGCNVGCSYYKVTIAHFAKGSYTIHYYCPGPSAVSYTDTIKAGSNGSGSFNSENGSHFRCGYNTYVKVDGVTSNTMNFKP from the coding sequence GTGGGGGCGTTGTCGTCGTGGATGCGCGGGCGAAAGGCCCTCGCATCCGGCGTCGTGCTTGCCGTGCTCGCCGGTATCCCGGTGTCTGTGGCCCTGTTGCATCCGGGTTATCCGGTCACCGATGTGAATCTGAACACGCGTGACGTCTGGGTGACGAATGGTAAGTCGCTTCTGGGTGGACGTATCAATCATCAGATCGGCGAGCTCGATGCCAAGGTGAACGGCTCCTCGGGGCATCTGGACGTGTTACAGGATGGCGGGGCAACGTTGTTGACGGATGCCTCGCAGGGCACCGTGCAGGTCATCGATCCCGCGTTCGTGTCGTTGACGGAGAAGATCACGGTGCCGGTGGGTGCTCAGTTGGCGTATGGCAAGGACACGCTGGCGATCCTCTCGACTCAGGGAAAGCTGTGGGTGCTCGACACCTCTGAACACCTCAAGTTCGACGCGTCAACGACGACCGCGGATGCGAAGCTCGGCACGGATGCCCAGGTGACGGTGAGCAAGTCGGGCACGGTCTTCGCCGTGTCGCCCACGACGAAGAAGCTCTACACGATCGATACCCCGGGCGCCCAGGCGAAAACTGTCGCGTTTGCGGCACTCACGCACTATCAGCTCTCGGCGGTGGGCGATCATCCGGTGGTGTTGGACACCTCCGCCAATACCCTCCTCACCGAGAACGGCTCGGCCGAGAAGCTGCCGGCGAAGGGGCTGCGCATCCAGCAGGCGGGCCCGGACAGCGACACAGCCCTGGTGGCGACGGCGACGGGTTTGTTGCGGGTGCCGCTCGGCGGCGGCGACATCGCCACGGTTCCGGCACGGATCGAGCGCGGCATCACGAGTGAAAAGGATGTCTCCGCACCGGTATTTTTGAACGGTTGCGACTATGGCGCTTGGGCGGGCGCGCAGAAGTATCTCTACGCCTGCCAGGGCGGCAAAGCGGTGGCCCAGGCCATCGACCAGCCCGTGCAGGGCAGTGACCTGGTGTTTCGCGTCAACCATGGGGTGATTGCGCTGAACAACCTGGAGAACGGCAACGCCTGGCTGGTCTCCTCGAATATGCGACTCGTCAACAACTGGGCACAGGTGAATCCAGATGTCGTCACCAAAGACGGCCAGACCGGCAAGGAGCGCCCCGTCAAGGCGTCGTTCGAAGACGCCGTGGCGCATCGAACCACGGTGAACAAGCCGCCCGTCGCCGTCGCCGACAACTTCGGCGTGCGACCCGCGCGAACGACGGTGCTTCCCGTGTTGAGCAACGACACTGACCCCGATGGCGATGTGCTCACCATCACGACAGTCGATCCCGTCGAGGCCAGGCAAGGCAAGCTCGACGTGATCGACGGCGGCAGGGCCGTGCAATTCACGCCGGCGCAGACGGCATCCTCCACGGTCTCGTTCCGGTACACGATCACCGACGGGCGTCAGGCGTTCGCCACGGCGCAGGTCAACGTGACTCTGCGGCCGAACACGGTCAATGACGCCCCGGTCGCCACCAGGTCGAGCACCGCGACCGTCGAGGTCGGCCAGTCGATTCGCTACAACGTGCTGAACGACTGGATCGACCCCGACGGCGACGACGTCTACCTTGTCGGTGCATCTGCCACCACCTCCGACGCTGTACAGTTCACGCCGGACGGCTTCGTCACTTTCACGAGCAAGACCGGGCAGAGCGGGTCGAAAGAGGTGGCCTTCACGGTTTCCGACGGTCGCACCACCGCCAGCGGCAAGCTCACGGTCAATGTAAAGCCGGCGGACTCGCTCGATCCGGTGGCCGTGCCCGACTTCGCGACAGCATTCACGGGATCGAGCGTGGTCATCCACCCCCTCGAGAACGACCTCTCGCCGTCCGGCGGCACCCTCTCACTGCTGGGGGCCAAGGCCGATAACGGTACGGACGCCACCGCGACAGCCGACCAGGACCGCTCGACCATCAGTTTTGAGGCCAACGCGACGGGCGCCTACTACCTCACCTACACGCTTGCCGCAGGCTCCCACACCACGCAGGGTCTCGTTCTCGTCAACGTGAGCGATCCGCCGGCCTCGAAGAAGCCGCCGATAGCGGTCAAGGACACCGCATACGTGCGACCGGGGGAGCCGAGCACCGTCAACGTACTCGACAACGACGTGTCGCCATCCGGTCGCGTGCTCGTCGTGCAATCCGTGGCGAAGGGGGCGGATGCCGATTCCCTCAATGTCGAGGTGCTCGCGAATTCGGTCATCAGGGTGACGGCCCCGGGTGTGCTCGCGCGCCAGGTGCAACTGAGCTATACGATCTCGGATGGCTACGCCACCTCGACGGCGGGAATCACCGTGGTTCCGATCCCGCCGCTGGTCAATCACCAGCCGCCGGTGGCCGAGCCGGATGCCGTGACGGTGCGTGCCGGAGACGTGGCCACCGTGCACGTTCTCGACAACGACAGTTCGCCCGACAACGAGCCGTTCACCCTCGACTCCGCGCTGAAGAATACCTCGAAGATGGGCGCGGGAGCCGAGGCGTTCATCAGCAAGAAGGTCGTGCGCTATCAGGCACCGAACAAGGCGGGTGTCTACACGGTCGGCTATGGCATCACCGACAAGTTCAACCAGACGGCGACGGCGACGGTCACCTTCACGGTGCTTGCGGCATCCAAGGAGAAGGACAGGGCGCCGCAGCCCCAGGAGCTGACGGCGCGAGCATTCGCGGGAGCGGCCGTCGACGTGGTTATTCCTCTCGACGGGCTTGATCCCGACGGTGACTCCGTCTCGCTCGACGGGGTGCAGAGCGCGCCGACACTGGGCCGCATCACCAAGACGACGGCTACCTCGCTGACCTACCAGGCGTATCCGACCTCCGTGGGTACGGACACGTTCAGCTATGCACTCATCGACACCTATGGAAAGAGCGCGACCGGCACCGTGCACATCGGCATCGTGCCGAGGCCGTCGACCGTGAAACCGCCGACGGCCGTGGATGATCGTGTGGAGGTGAAGCCGGGCAAGGTTGCCTCGGTGCCGGTCCTGTTGAACGACTCCGACCCCAACGGCTACGTGATCAGCCTTCTGCCGAGGCTGCCCGAGGTGCAGGCTCCGTTGAGGGCGAAAGTTTCCGGCGGCAACGTGTTGGTGACGGCGCCATCGACCGAGGGCGCGTTTGTCATTCGGTATCAGATCAGTAACGGTCAGGGTGGTTCGGCGACGGCGTTCATCCAGGTGCTGGTGACGAAGGATGCCACACCCGTGTACCCCACCGCAGCCGACCATGTGATCGAGATCGGCCAGCTCGCGGGCAAGAGCAGCGTCGGCGTCGACGTGCTCGAGGGGGCGCTGAACCCCTCGGGACCGGTCGGCAATCTGACGGTGGCCGTCGAGGGCCCTCACGCGGGCGCGGCGAAGGTCGGCAACGATGGCACCGTCACCGTGACGCCGGGTGCGCACCGCATGGCCATCACCTACTCGCTCACCGATCCCGCGAGCAAGCTGGCCGGCAGGGCCTTCATCATCGTGCCGCCGAAACCCGGATCGGCCGACGCCTCCACCGCTCCACCGCACATCAAGCCGGGCCTCGCACAACAGGTGGTCACCATGAACGGTGAGAAGACCTGGAAGCTGTCACAGATCATCGACGTGCCGTCGGGGCGTTCCTTCAGCATGACGGGCGCGGGCGGAACGTCATCGTCCCACGGAACAGGTACCTCCCCGTACGTGAATGCGCAGACACTGACCTTCGCCGCGGCCAAGGATTACCGTGGGCCAGCCGCCATCACCTTCCGGGTCAATGACGGCAAGGATCCGGGAACGACGAAGGACCGCATTACCCTTCTGACCCTTCCGATCACCGTCGGAAGCCCCGACCAAAGCGATGTTCCGCCCACCTTCACGCCGCCGAACCTCACCATCGAGGCGGGCGAGAAACCTCAGACCATCGACCTGCGCAGCTCGAGCTTCCACCCCAACCCGCAGGTACTGAGCCAGCTCGGCTACCACGGCCTCACGGGAGCGACGAAGGACGTCGCGGCGAGCCTGAGCGGCTCCCAGCTCACGGTCTCCTCGCCCCTCGGCGTGCAGCCGGGTGCCACGGCGCGGCTGAGATTCACCGTGACATACAAGAACTTCTCAATTCCGGGTTCGGTCAATGTGCGGGTGGTCTCGTCGACCAGGCCGGTCGCCTCCCAAAAGAATGCGCCGCAACAGCGTGAGCTCAAACGTGGCACGGCCGGCGGCGTCACGGTGAACAATGCCGTCTCAGACAGCTACTGGATCAACCCATTCCCCGAGAAGCCGCTGGTCATTCTCGACGCCACCGCCGTCAGCGCGCCGAAGGGCGTCACCGTGCGGCACACGGCATCGTCGATCACCGTCGAGGCGGGTACCGCCGCTGCGGCCGGCCGCGTGAACATTCAGTACCACGTGCAGGACGCCACGAAGGACCCGCAGCGTGTGCAGATCGGCCAGCTCACCGTGAGCATCCACGATGTTCCCGATCAGCCGCCTGCGCCCTCGAATGTCAAGGCCTCAGACGCCCAGGCGACCATGCAGATCTCGGCGCCGCGCAGCGACAACGGCAAGGCGATCAACTCCTATCAGGTGGCGTGGAACGGCGGAAGCGCCACGACCGGAACCGGAACATTCACGGCCACAAAGCTGAGCAATGGAACGCGGTACTCATTCAAGGTTCGTGCGCACAACGCCGACGGCTGGGGAGCATGGTCGTCCCTCAGTGCAAGCGTCACGCCGTACGGCACGCCGAGCGCCCCGACGAACGTCTCCCTGAAGGGCTCCGACCAGTACGCGACGAGCCTCAGCATGACCTGGAGCGCACCCAGCGTGACCGGTGGCGGCCCGGTGCAGTACTCCTACAGTTTCGACAGCGGCAACTGGAGCACGTGGTCGACGGCGAAAACCGCGACGCGCAAGGCCGCAGTGGGAAAGCACTCATTCACAGTTCGCGCCAGGAACGTGGGCAGCGGAAAGGTCGGCCGGAGCGCGGCCTCGAATGTCTGGCAGATCAACAAGACGCCCGTGCCAAAGCGGGCGGTCACCATCGCCAAGGGTTCCTCTTTCGTTGGAAGCGGCTGCAACGTTGGCTGCTCGTATTACAAGGTCACAATCGCGCACTTTGCGAAGGGCTCCTACACGATTCACTATTATTGCCCTGGGCCGTCTGCCGTGTCGTACACCGACACGATCAAGGCGGGCAGCAACGGCTCCGGTTCCTTCAACTCCGAGAATGGCTCACACTTCCGGTGCGGTTACAACACCTACGTCAAGGTCGACGGCGTCACGAGCAACACCATGAATTTCAAACCGTGA